One window of Mediterraneibacter butyricigenes genomic DNA carries:
- a CDS encoding cobyric acid synthase yields the protein MKRKAKPIMIQGTMSNVGKSVLAGGLCRVLVQDGYRTAPFKSQNMALNSYITEEGLEMGRAQVMQAEAAKIRPLACMNPILLKPTNDTGSQVILNGEVKGVMAAREYYRHKKEYIPHIMKAYQQLEEAFDVIVIEGAGSPAEINLKQDDIVNMGMAKMADAPVLLAADIDRGGVFAQLVGTMELLEEEERSRVKGVIINKFRGDKEILRPGLEMLEEKIHVPVLGVVPYFYLDIDEEDSLSERFRGQKKEGALLDVAVIRFPRISNFTDLMPLEESELINLRYVSSPEAFGEPDAVILPGSKNTIADLRWMRQNGLEAKLLKHVSRGNAVLGICGGYQMMGQKILDEYKVEGGGTIQGLGLLPMETAFEEEKTRTRVQGTFGQLPEFWNAFEGAQIEGYEIHMGRTETEGKPVLELCEMYERGRNAQWGQGQMEENCEKGQAPMEENCEKGQAPMRQHSKTDGCVKNNCMGCYVHGFFDDAMVVKAWIKTLLKQKGLPEDMEIQVQDQSAYKETQYDQLAEIMRENLDMEAIYRILEGGSGCSI from the coding sequence TTAAATCTCAGAACATGGCGTTGAATTCCTATATTACAGAAGAAGGTCTGGAGATGGGACGGGCGCAGGTGATGCAGGCGGAAGCTGCAAAGATCCGACCGTTGGCATGTATGAATCCGATCCTTTTGAAACCGACCAATGATACCGGATCTCAGGTGATTTTAAATGGCGAAGTAAAAGGGGTGATGGCGGCACGGGAATACTATCGCCATAAAAAGGAATATATCCCACATATTATGAAGGCATATCAGCAGTTGGAAGAGGCATTTGATGTGATCGTGATCGAGGGGGCCGGTTCGCCGGCGGAAATCAATCTGAAACAGGACGATATCGTCAACATGGGCATGGCGAAGATGGCGGATGCACCGGTACTTCTGGCAGCAGATATCGACCGTGGCGGAGTGTTTGCACAATTGGTAGGAACCATGGAACTTTTGGAAGAAGAGGAACGAAGTCGGGTAAAAGGTGTGATCATCAATAAATTCCGGGGCGATAAAGAAATCCTGCGACCGGGTCTGGAAATGCTGGAAGAAAAAATCCATGTTCCGGTACTGGGGGTTGTGCCCTATTTTTATCTGGACATTGATGAAGAAGACAGCTTAAGTGAACGGTTCCGTGGGCAGAAAAAAGAAGGTGCGCTGTTGGATGTGGCGGTGATTCGTTTTCCGAGAATCTCCAATTTTACAGATCTGATGCCCTTGGAAGAGTCAGAACTGATCAATCTTCGCTATGTATCGTCGCCGGAAGCATTTGGAGAACCGGATGCGGTGATACTCCCGGGCAGTAAAAATACGATTGCAGATCTCAGATGGATGCGCCAGAATGGACTGGAAGCGAAGCTCTTAAAACATGTGTCTCGTGGAAATGCGGTGCTTGGAATCTGTGGCGGTTATCAGATGATGGGACAGAAAATTCTGGATGAATACAAGGTAGAAGGCGGCGGAACGATTCAGGGACTGGGGCTGCTTCCGATGGAGACTGCCTTTGAGGAAGAAAAAACCAGAACCAGAGTGCAGGGAACCTTTGGGCAGCTTCCGGAGTTCTGGAATGCGTTTGAAGGTGCACAGATCGAGGGGTATGAGATCCATATGGGCAGGACGGAAACGGAAGGCAAGCCTGTACTGGAACTCTGCGAAATGTATGAAAGAGGACGGAATGCACAATGGGGACAGGGGCAAATGGAAGAAAATTGCGAAAAGGGTCAGGCCCCAATGGAAGAAAACTGTGAAAAGGGTCAGGCCCCAATGCGGCAGCACAGCAAAACGGACGGTTGTGTGAAGAACAACTGTATGGGCTGTTATGTACACGGGTTCTTTGACGATGCAATGGTTGTGAAAGCATGGATCAAAACCTTGCTGAAACAGAAAGGATTGCCGGAGGACATGGAGATTCAGGTGCAGGATCAGAGTGCATATAAGGAAACCCAGTATGATCAATTGGCGGAAATCATGCGGGAAAATCTGGATATGGAAGCCATTTACCGGATCCTGGAAGGAGGCAGCGGATGTTCCATTTAA
- a CDS encoding bifunctional adenosylcobinamide kinase/adenosylcobinamide-phosphate guanylyltransferase translates to MFHLITGGSGSGKSEYAESEVERLAHLTESEEKYYIATMFPYGEETLQKIRRHQQMRTGKGFVTLECYTDLYRLAASDPFLGEPSKRPTVLLECMSNLLANECYMESGAQARELDPVGEIEKGMETLLRCCEHVVVVTNEVFSDIPVESKEMKSYLEYLGKINQWMAKRADQVTEVVYGIPLKREISGENGGKGMRMYIGGAYQGKLSYAKQQNPDIKWRDGASCTLEELLEAQGVYRFQEFIRKHMEIEDLAEQLIQENPRSVIVTDEIGYGLVPVEEEARNFRERTGRICTKLAAHCERVERIVCGISTRIR, encoded by the coding sequence ATGTTCCATTTAATTACAGGGGGCAGTGGAAGTGGCAAGTCGGAGTATGCGGAATCAGAAGTGGAGCGGCTGGCGCATCTGACGGAAAGTGAAGAAAAATACTATATTGCAACCATGTTTCCTTATGGAGAAGAAACCTTACAGAAGATCCGGCGGCATCAGCAGATGCGGACAGGGAAGGGCTTTGTTACATTAGAGTGTTACACCGATTTGTATCGGTTGGCTGCTTCAGATCCATTTTTAGGCGAACCATCAAAACGTCCGACGGTTCTATTGGAATGTATGTCCAATCTTTTGGCAAATGAATGTTATATGGAATCCGGCGCGCAAGCACGGGAACTAGATCCTGTGGGGGAAATCGAGAAAGGAATGGAAACCCTGCTCCGGTGCTGTGAACATGTAGTGGTGGTGACGAACGAAGTCTTTTCAGATATCCCGGTGGAAAGCAAAGAAATGAAAAGTTATCTGGAGTATCTGGGCAAGATCAATCAGTGGATGGCGAAGCGAGCGGATCAGGTGACGGAAGTTGTGTATGGAATTCCGTTGAAAAGGGAAATAAGTGGAGAAAATGGAGGAAAAGGGATGCGGATGTACATCGGTGGTGCATATCAGGGGAAATTATCTTATGCAAAACAGCAAAATCCGGACATAAAGTGGAGAGACGGTGCATCCTGCACCCTGGAAGAACTTCTGGAAGCGCAGGGAGTGTACCGATTCCAGGAATTTATCCGAAAGCATATGGAAATCGAGGATCTGGCAGAGCAATTAATCCAGGAGAATCCGAGATCTGTGATCGTGACCGATGAGATTGGCTACGGACTGGTGCCTGTGGAAGAGGAAGCAAGAAATTTCAGGGAGCGGACGGGAAGAATCTGTACGAAGCTGGCAGCGCATTGTGAAAGAGTGGAGCGGATTGTCTGCGGAATTTCAACGAGAATTCGGTGA
- a CDS encoding precorrin-8X methylmutase translates to MEIELERVKPAEIETRSFEIITEELGETGLSKLIPGTEPIVKRCIHTSADFDYAKNLRFSEGVVDKALNALRNGASIVTDTQMAKAGINKRKLAQFGGQVYCFMSDEDVAEKAKAMGTTRATASMEKAAEIKEPLIFAVGNAPTALVKLYELIQEKRLAPELIIGVPVGFVNVVQSKELILSLTDTPYIVAQGRKGGSNIAACICNALLYML, encoded by the coding sequence ATGGAAATAGAATTGGAACGTGTCAAACCGGCGGAGATTGAAACGCGCAGCTTTGAAATCATTACGGAAGAACTGGGGGAGACAGGACTTTCAAAATTGATTCCTGGGACAGAACCTATTGTAAAACGTTGTATTCATACCAGTGCGGATTTTGATTATGCGAAGAATCTGCGTTTTTCCGAAGGCGTGGTGGACAAGGCATTAAATGCCCTGAGAAATGGAGCATCCATTGTAACAGATACGCAGATGGCGAAAGCAGGGATCAATAAACGAAAGCTGGCGCAATTCGGCGGGCAGGTATATTGCTTTATGTCGGATGAGGATGTGGCTGAAAAAGCAAAAGCAATGGGGACGACCCGGGCAACTGCCAGTATGGAAAAGGCAGCAGAGATCAAAGAACCGTTGATCTTCGCAGTAGGAAATGCACCGACTGCGCTGGTAAAACTCTACGAATTGATTCAGGAGAAACGACTGGCTCCGGAACTGATCATCGGGGTTCCGGTGGGATTTGTCAATGTGGTTCAGTCGAAAGAGTTGATCCTTTCTCTGACGGATACACCGTATATCGTGGCTCAGGGACGAAAAGGAGGAAGCAATATTGCAGCCTGTATCTGCAATGCATTGCTTTATATGCTGTAA
- a CDS encoding precorrin-2 dehydrogenase/sirohydrochlorin ferrochelatase family protein, translating into MEKKQKPYFPMFVNLSEQQILCIGGGTIAARRIRTLTRFTDHLIVMAPEICEEMRELLEQFPIMWIQKKLKAEEVIAIENGIHEKSAEINGCEKTDLNFQDIYMVLATTNDDELNHVIVKACKERGILVNTCDDKSQCDFYFPAVTEIDGIVIGLNSGGKDPKKVREVRQKIEKMKC; encoded by the coding sequence TTGGAGAAAAAACAAAAGCCGTATTTTCCGATGTTTGTGAATCTATCGGAACAACAGATCCTCTGTATCGGAGGCGGAACGATTGCGGCAAGACGGATTCGGACGTTGACAAGATTTACAGATCATCTGATCGTGATGGCACCGGAAATCTGCGAAGAGATGAGAGAACTCCTGGAGCAGTTTCCGATTATGTGGATTCAAAAGAAACTGAAAGCGGAAGAAGTTATTGCGATAGAAAATGGGATTCATGAAAAATCAGCAGAAATAAATGGATGTGAGAAAACAGATTTAAATTTTCAGGATATATACATGGTGCTGGCCACTACCAATGATGATGAGTTGAATCATGTGATCGTGAAAGCATGTAAAGAACGGGGGATTCTGGTGAATACCTGTGATGATAAGTCGCAGTGCGACTTTTATTTTCCGGCAGTGACGGAAATAGATGGAATTGTGATCGGTCTCAATTCCGGTGGAAAAGATCCCAAAAAAGTAAGGGAAGTCCGACAGAAGATTGAAAAGATGAAGTGTTGA
- a CDS encoding xanthine phosphoribosyltransferase, which translates to MNFLEERILKDGIVKEGNVLKVDSFLNHQMDIDLFNQIGEEFKKRFEGKKIDKILTIEASGIGIACIVAQHFHVPVVFAKKAKSINLEGEMYVAEVESFTHKTKNQVIVAQKFLNEGEHVLLIDDFLANGCALQGLIQLVNQAGAEVEGIGIVIEKGFQTGGRVIRNMGYQLESLAIVESMDSEKNEIHFREQ; encoded by the coding sequence ATGAATTTCTTAGAAGAACGTATTTTAAAAGACGGAATTGTAAAAGAAGGAAATGTATTAAAGGTAGATAGTTTCTTAAATCACCAGATGGATATTGACTTGTTCAACCAGATTGGAGAAGAGTTTAAGAAGAGATTTGAAGGAAAGAAGATCGACAAGATCCTGACCATTGAAGCATCCGGAATCGGAATCGCCTGTATCGTAGCGCAGCATTTTCATGTACCGGTAGTGTTTGCAAAGAAAGCAAAAAGCATCAATCTGGAAGGGGAGATGTATGTGGCAGAAGTTGAGTCTTTTACCCATAAGACGAAGAATCAGGTGATCGTAGCGCAGAAGTTCTTAAACGAAGGAGAGCATGTGCTTCTGATCGATGATTTCCTGGCAAACGGATGTGCCTTACAGGGACTGATCCAGCTGGTGAACCAGGCCGGTGCAGAGGTAGAAGGAATCGGAATCGTCATTGAGAAAGGATTCCAGACCGGTGGCCGTGTGATCCGAAATATGGGATATCAGTTAGAGTCTCTTGCAATCGTGGAAAGCATGGACAGCGAGAAGAATGAAATTCATTTCCGTGAACAATAA
- a CDS encoding DeoR/GlpR family DNA-binding transcription regulator: MNQTSTSNTPVSTATTSNNTNAPRFSEEREEIIMNFLQNQGSIRVGDVTDMLSISPSTARILLQKMQDKGLLKRTHGGAILDNKEDRSATHHRDYMNIAHREEKLKIAASAAATVEDGDYICLGSGTTLYLMATMLHGKQDLTVVTDSIPIAYELLNDDGITIYVSGGWIMKRNSACRGLTAENFFKEIHVDKVYNGADSIDLRMGITSVDFDPRTESALCRSGETCYILADSSKFKVHPYLDNVVNLPEIGHIITDTGVDEAQISALKKAGIDVILAE, from the coding sequence ATGAATCAGACATCAACTTCAAACACACCCGTTTCAACTGCAACAACTTCTAACAATACAAACGCCCCTCGGTTTTCCGAGGAGCGCGAAGAAATTATTATGAATTTTCTGCAAAATCAGGGAAGCATCCGGGTCGGGGACGTAACTGATATGTTAAGCATTTCTCCTTCTACCGCCCGAATCCTACTTCAAAAAATGCAGGACAAAGGATTGTTAAAGCGAACTCACGGTGGTGCCATCTTAGATAATAAAGAAGACCGCTCCGCCACCCACCATCGCGATTATATGAACATCGCACACCGGGAAGAAAAATTAAAGATTGCTGCCTCCGCTGCTGCTACCGTAGAAGACGGCGATTACATCTGCCTCGGAAGCGGAACCACCCTTTATCTGATGGCAACCATGCTTCATGGCAAACAGGATCTGACCGTCGTAACTGATTCCATTCCTATCGCTTATGAATTGCTGAACGATGATGGCATCACTATTTATGTGTCAGGCGGCTGGATCATGAAACGTAACAGCGCCTGCCGGGGGCTGACTGCCGAAAACTTCTTTAAAGAAATTCACGTAGACAAAGTTTACAACGGTGCCGACTCCATCGATCTGCGCATGGGTATCACTTCCGTGGATTTTGACCCCCGCACCGAAAGTGCGCTCTGCCGTTCCGGAGAGACCTGTTATATTTTGGCCGATTCCTCCAAATTTAAGGTACATCCTTATCTCGACAACGTGGTAAACCTTCCGGAAATCGGACATATTATCACAGACACCGGCGTAGATGAAGCCCAGATTTCTGCATTAAAAAAAGCAGGGATCGATGTGATCCTTGCGGAATAA
- a CDS encoding uroporphyrinogen decarboxylase/cobalamine-independent methonine synthase family protein — protein MMARKEMKHKNENRKTDQQRKMKKEEEEMTPELIIMLTNHDITVSNAEEVFESCKDLPAKKWGFKDVGLPKEEMKRLAEKMKEAGKETYMEVVTYTEEECLESAKLAYECGFDHLTGTIPFDSIFDYAKEKGLKYSPFCGEVGGSPVELKGSIEEVVASAKACIEKGAEGIDLTSYRYTDGDPLELTKAVVEAVGADKVCIAGSIGNTGRMDEMQEAGVAEYTMGSALFQANFVKDGSFRENLEFVLNYLAK, from the coding sequence ATGATGGCAAGAAAAGAAATGAAACATAAAAACGAGAACAGAAAGACAGATCAGCAAAGAAAAATGAAAAAGGAGGAAGAAGAGATGACACCGGAACTGATCATTATGCTGACGAATCATGACATTACCGTCAGCAATGCGGAAGAGGTTTTTGAAAGCTGTAAAGACCTTCCGGCAAAGAAATGGGGCTTCAAAGACGTAGGGCTTCCGAAGGAAGAGATGAAGCGTCTGGCGGAAAAGATGAAAGAAGCCGGAAAAGAAACGTATATGGAAGTAGTGACCTACACAGAGGAAGAGTGCCTGGAAAGCGCAAAACTTGCTTATGAATGTGGATTTGATCATCTGACAGGAACGATTCCTTTTGATTCCATTTTCGATTATGCGAAAGAAAAAGGATTGAAATATTCTCCTTTCTGCGGAGAGGTTGGAGGAAGTCCGGTGGAATTGAAAGGAAGCATAGAAGAAGTCGTAGCTTCTGCAAAAGCATGCATTGAAAAAGGTGCCGAGGGAATTGATCTGACTTCTTACCGCTATACGGACGGAGATCCGCTGGAACTGACAAAAGCAGTTGTGGAAGCGGTAGGCGCTGATAAAGTCTGTATCGCCGGAAGCATAGGAAATACCGGGCGGATGGATGAAATGCAAGAAGCGGGAGTTGCCGAATATACCATGGGAAGCGCCCTGTTCCAGGCAAATTTCGTAAAGGATGGAAGCTTCCGGGAAAATCTGGAGTTTGTGCTGAATTATCTTGCTAAATAA